Proteins from a single region of Thermus caldifontis:
- a CDS encoding A/G-specific adenine glycosylase, whose amino-acid sequence MKGLQEALLGWYRENPRLLPWRGEKDPYRILVAEVLLQQTRTAQAIPYYHRFLARFPSLKALREAPLEEVLKAWQGAGYYRRALHLHRLAQEVEALPQGYAELLGLPGLGPYTAAAVASLAFGERVAAVDGNVRRVLSRLLAWENPSPQRLWRLAQDLMPPGEAPGEWNQALMDLGATVCLPRRPLCSRCPVAAFCQGRADPGRYPGARKRKVREEALAALVLWGREGVYLEKLEGRFAGLYGVPLMPPEDLPARARAFGVEPRFAGEVRHALTHRRLRVEVHVAPWEGAACRREQLVDPGEKPLPKLMEKVLRQAQAFLAHEGILPLPHAKAHRIKPFQPD is encoded by the coding sequence ATGAAAGGGCTACAGGAAGCGCTCCTTGGCTGGTATCGGGAAAACCCCCGCCTCCTTCCCTGGAGGGGGGAGAAGGACCCCTACCGCATCCTGGTGGCCGAGGTGCTCCTGCAGCAGACCCGGACCGCCCAGGCCATCCCTTACTACCATCGCTTCCTGGCCCGTTTCCCCAGCCTGAAGGCCTTGCGGGAGGCCCCCTTGGAGGAGGTGCTGAAGGCCTGGCAGGGGGCGGGCTACTACCGCCGGGCCCTTCACCTCCACCGCCTGGCCCAGGAGGTGGAGGCCCTGCCCCAAGGCTATGCCGAGCTTCTTGGGCTTCCCGGCCTTGGCCCGTACACGGCGGCGGCGGTGGCCTCTCTGGCCTTTGGGGAAAGGGTGGCGGCGGTGGACGGGAACGTGAGGCGGGTCCTTTCCCGGCTTCTCGCCTGGGAGAACCCTTCTCCCCAGCGCCTTTGGCGCCTAGCCCAGGACCTCATGCCCCCGGGGGAAGCCCCAGGCGAGTGGAACCAGGCCCTCATGGACCTGGGGGCCACGGTGTGCCTGCCCCGGAGGCCCCTTTGCTCCCGTTGCCCCGTCGCCGCCTTTTGCCAAGGGCGGGCGGACCCAGGGCGTTACCCGGGGGCCAGGAAGCGGAAGGTGCGGGAGGAAGCCCTGGCGGCCCTGGTCCTCTGGGGCAGGGAAGGGGTCTATCTGGAGAAGCTGGAAGGGCGTTTCGCCGGGCTCTACGGGGTGCCCCTCATGCCCCCTGAAGACCTTCCGGCAAGGGCCAGGGCCTTTGGGGTGGAGCCCCGTTTCGCCGGGGAGGTGCGCCACGCCCTCACCCACCGCAGGCTCCGGGTGGAGGTGCACGTGGCCCCCTGGGAAGGGGCTGCTTGCCGAAGGGAACAGCTTGTGGACCCGGGGGAGAAACCCCTACCCAAGCTCATGGAGAAGGTGCTCCGCCAGGCGCAGGCCTTCTTGGCTCATGAGGGCATACTCCCCCTCCCGCACGCAAAGGCCCACCGCATAAAGCCCTTCCAGCCTGACTAG
- a CDS encoding paraquat-inducible protein A translates to MEDLEITCPVCGEVSVVLAEDLETLEIGDVLECEACGAFLEVVSLDPLEVEVTEEGLEAFFVDCPRCGYTFEVSEEDQGQEVECPECGFRFIPDWSEVDEEDEEW, encoded by the coding sequence ATGGAGGACCTGGAGATCACCTGTCCGGTGTGCGGCGAGGTCAGCGTGGTGCTGGCCGAGGACCTGGAAACCCTGGAGATAGGGGATGTGCTGGAGTGCGAGGCCTGCGGGGCCTTCTTGGAGGTGGTCTCCCTGGATCCCCTCGAGGTGGAGGTGACGGAGGAGGGCCTGGAAGCCTTCTTCGTGGACTGCCCCCGTTGCGGTTACACCTTTGAGGTATCCGAGGAGGACCAAGGCCAGGAGGTGGAGTGCCCTGAGTGCGGCTTCCGCTTCATCCCCGACTGGAGCGAGGTGGACGAGGAGGACGAGGAATGGTAG
- a CDS encoding nitrilase-related carbon-nitrogen hydrolase: MVRHAILQFRPEKARIRENLTRLAAHLRVLRPHAPGVVVLPEAALTGYFLQGGVRELALTRYELLELLSQVHKEVGWEGLLDVVVGFYERDEGAYYNSAAYLELPHRIVHVHRKVFLPTYGVFDEERYLARGRRVEAFNTRFGRAAILICEDFWHSLTSAIAALDGAEVVYVPAASPARGFHGERPENVERWRTLARAVAAEHGLYVILSSLVGFEGGKGMSGGSLAVGPEGRVLAEAPLFEEAALLLDLDRERIPPVRYDSPLLSDLEAALPLLLPDLERVLGKEGR, from the coding sequence GTGGTCCGGCATGCCATCCTCCAGTTTCGCCCGGAAAAGGCCAGGATCAGGGAGAACCTAACCCGCTTGGCGGCGCACCTTAGGGTTCTTCGTCCTCACGCCCCGGGGGTGGTGGTCCTACCCGAGGCGGCCTTGACCGGGTATTTCCTGCAAGGGGGGGTGAGGGAGCTGGCCCTTACCCGGTACGAGCTTTTGGAACTCCTCTCCCAGGTGCACAAGGAGGTGGGTTGGGAGGGGCTTTTGGACGTGGTGGTGGGCTTTTACGAGCGGGATGAGGGAGCCTATTACAACAGCGCCGCCTACCTGGAACTTCCCCACCGCATTGTCCACGTGCACCGCAAGGTTTTCCTGCCCACCTACGGGGTCTTTGACGAGGAGCGCTACCTGGCCCGGGGGAGGCGGGTGGAGGCCTTTAACACCCGTTTTGGCCGGGCGGCCATCCTCATCTGCGAGGACTTCTGGCATTCCCTCACCTCGGCCATCGCCGCCTTGGACGGGGCGGAGGTGGTCTATGTGCCCGCAGCCAGCCCCGCCAGAGGCTTCCACGGGGAAAGGCCCGAGAACGTGGAGCGCTGGCGCACCCTGGCCCGGGCGGTGGCGGCGGAGCACGGCCTTTACGTGATCCTTTCCAGTCTGGTGGGGTTTGAGGGGGGGAAGGGGATGAGCGGGGGAAGCCTGGCGGTGGGGCCGGAAGGGCGCGTTCTGGCCGAGGCCCCCCTGTTTGAGGAGGCGGCCCTGCTCTTGGACCTGGACCGGGAGCGGATCCCCCCGGTGCGCTACGATAGCCCTCTGCTTTCCGACCTCGAGGCCGCCTTGCCCCTTCTCCTCCCCGACCTGGAGAGGGTTTTGGGAAAGGAGGGGAGATGA
- a CDS encoding NAD+ synthase, with protein MKILQAPKIQESLELHWPLVADFLTRFVQEELSWRGYERAIVAVSGGVDSATTLALAVRALGPKRVHALFLPHRDSSPLSREHAYLVAETFGVELEEVDITPMVEGYAAQTPDLTPHRKGNLMARARMMVLFDKSQAYEALPLGTGNKTERLFGYFTWHGDDTPPVNPLGDLYKTQVWGLARYLGVPQAVVEKVPTADLIPGQTDEGDLGVRYLRADVILEHYLKGYPDAYIESLGYTQEEIARVKERVNRTHWKRALPTVALLSSTAIGEFYLRPLDYRP; from the coding sequence ATGAAAATCCTCCAAGCTCCCAAGATCCAGGAAAGCCTGGAGCTCCACTGGCCCCTGGTGGCGGACTTCCTTACCCGCTTTGTCCAGGAGGAGCTTTCCTGGCGGGGCTACGAGAGGGCCATTGTGGCGGTATCCGGGGGGGTGGACTCCGCCACCACCTTGGCCCTGGCGGTGCGAGCCCTGGGGCCGAAACGGGTCCACGCCCTTTTCCTCCCCCACCGGGACTCCAGCCCCCTTTCCCGGGAGCACGCCTATCTGGTGGCGGAGACCTTCGGGGTGGAGCTAGAGGAGGTGGACATCACCCCCATGGTGGAGGGCTACGCTGCGCAAACCCCGGACCTCACCCCCCACCGCAAGGGCAACCTGATGGCCCGGGCCCGGATGATGGTCCTCTTTGACAAATCCCAGGCCTACGAGGCCCTGCCCTTGGGCACGGGCAACAAGACGGAGAGGCTTTTCGGCTACTTCACCTGGCACGGGGACGACACCCCCCCGGTAAACCCCTTGGGGGACCTGTACAAGACCCAGGTCTGGGGCCTGGCCCGTTACTTGGGGGTGCCCCAGGCGGTGGTGGAGAAGGTGCCCACCGCTGACCTCATCCCGGGGCAGACGGACGAGGGGGACCTGGGGGTGCGCTACCTGCGGGCGGATGTCATCCTGGAGCACTACCTGAAGGGCTACCCCGACGCCTATATAGAGAGCCTGGGCTACACCCAGGAGGAGATAGCCCGGGTCAAGGAGCGGGTGAACCGCACCCATTGGAAGCGGGCCCTGCCCACCGTGGCCCTCCTTTCCTCCACCGCCATCGGGGAGTTTTACCTGAGGCCCTTGGACTACCGGCCATGA
- a CDS encoding type II toxin-antitoxin system HicB family antitoxin: MTYTALVYEDPETPGTWIAEFPAIPEAHSFGRTPEEALAHAKEALELVLAHLKEMGRPLPKDVRAVQVGVDAA; the protein is encoded by the coding sequence ATGACCTATACCGCCCTGGTTTACGAGGACCCAGAAACCCCGGGCACCTGGATCGCCGAGTTTCCCGCCATTCCCGAAGCCCATTCCTTCGGCCGAACCCCCGAGGAAGCCTTGGCCCACGCCAAAGAAGCCCTGGAGTTGGTTCTGGCCCACCTGAAGGAAATGGGCCGCCCCCTTCCCAAAGATGTCCGTGCGGTGCAGGTGGGGGTAGATGCCGCCTAG
- a CDS encoding CoA-binding protein translates to MTDLELQTYLERARTIAVLGAHKDPSRPAHYVPEYLWEKGYRILPVNPRFAGMELFGVRVVASLEEISEPVDILDVFRPPEALLAHLPEVLALRPGLVWLQSGIRHPGFEEALKEAGIPVVADRCLMVEHRRLFGTP, encoded by the coding sequence ATGACCGACCTAGAGCTCCAGACCTATCTGGAAAGGGCCCGGACCATTGCCGTGTTGGGGGCCCATAAGGACCCTTCCCGCCCCGCCCACTACGTGCCCGAATACCTTTGGGAGAAGGGTTACCGCATCCTGCCGGTTAACCCCCGTTTCGCCGGGATGGAGCTTTTCGGGGTGCGGGTGGTGGCGAGCCTAGAGGAGATTTCCGAACCCGTGGACATCTTGGACGTCTTTCGCCCTCCGGAGGCCCTTTTGGCCCACCTGCCCGAGGTCTTGGCCCTGAGGCCCGGCCTGGTGTGGTTGCAGTCTGGCATCCGCCACCCGGGCTTTGAAGAGGCCCTGAAGGAGGCCGGGATCCCCGTGGTGGCCGACCGGTGCCTTATGGTGGAGCACCGGAGGCTTTTCGGCACCCCGTAG
- a CDS encoding [LysW]-aminoadipate kinase, with the protein MIVVKVGGAEGINYEAVAKDAASLWKEGVRLLLVHGGSAETNKVAEALGHPPRFLTHPGGQVSRLTDRRTLEIFEMVYCGLVNKRLVELLQRDGANALGLSGLDGRLLQGRRKTAVKYVEDGKVKIHRGDYTGTVEQVNRALLDLLLGAGYLPVITPPAISYEGEAINTDGDQVAALLATLYGAEALVYLSNVPGLLAHYPDEASLVREIPVDRVEDPEYLSLAQGRMKRKVMGAVEAVKGGVRRVVFADARVENPIRRALAGEGTVVR; encoded by the coding sequence GTGATCGTGGTCAAGGTGGGAGGCGCTGAGGGCATCAACTACGAGGCGGTGGCCAAGGATGCCGCCTCCTTGTGGAAGGAGGGGGTGAGGCTTCTTCTGGTCCATGGGGGAAGCGCCGAAACCAACAAGGTGGCGGAGGCCTTGGGCCATCCCCCCCGCTTCCTCACCCACCCCGGGGGGCAGGTGAGCCGCCTCACCGACCGCAGGACCTTGGAGATCTTTGAGATGGTCTACTGCGGCCTGGTGAACAAGCGCCTGGTGGAGCTTCTCCAGCGGGACGGGGCCAACGCCCTGGGGCTTTCCGGGCTGGATGGGAGGCTTCTCCAAGGCCGCCGCAAGACCGCGGTGAAGTACGTGGAAGACGGCAAGGTCAAGATCCACCGGGGGGACTACACGGGCACGGTGGAGCAGGTGAACCGGGCCCTTTTGGACCTCCTTTTGGGCGCAGGGTACTTGCCGGTGATCACCCCTCCCGCCATCAGCTACGAGGGGGAGGCCATCAACACCGACGGGGACCAGGTGGCGGCCCTCCTGGCCACCCTTTATGGGGCGGAGGCCTTGGTTTACCTTTCCAACGTGCCGGGCCTTCTCGCCCATTACCCCGACGAGGCCAGCCTGGTACGGGAGATCCCCGTGGACAGGGTGGAGGACCCCGAGTACCTTTCCTTGGCCCAAGGCCGCATGAAGCGGAAGGTGATGGGGGCGGTGGAGGCGGTGAAGGGCGGGGTGAGGCGGGTGGTTTTTGCCGATGCCCGGGTGGAAAACCCCATAAGGCGGGCCCTGGCCGGGGAAGGCACCGTGGTACGCTAG
- a CDS encoding homoaconitate hydratase (catalyzes the formation of homoisocitrate from cis-homoaconitate), whose protein sequence is MPRVWKFGDQINTDDILPGKYAPFMVGEDRFHTFAFAHLRPEFAKEVKPGDILVFGRNAGLGSSREYAPEALRKLGIRAVIAKSYARIFFRNLVNLGIIPFESEEVVDALEDGDQVELDLETGVLLRGGERFALRPPPPFLLEALREGSLLDYYKKHGRFPGE, encoded by the coding sequence ATGCCTAGGGTTTGGAAGTTTGGCGACCAGATCAACACCGACGACATCCTTCCCGGCAAGTACGCTCCCTTCATGGTGGGGGAGGACCGGTTCCACACCTTCGCCTTTGCCCACCTGCGGCCGGAGTTCGCCAAGGAGGTGAAGCCGGGGGACATCTTGGTCTTTGGGCGGAACGCCGGGCTTGGCAGCAGCCGGGAGTATGCCCCCGAGGCCCTGCGCAAGCTGGGCATCCGGGCGGTGATCGCCAAGAGCTACGCCCGCATCTTTTTCCGCAACCTGGTGAACCTGGGGATCATCCCCTTTGAATCGGAGGAGGTGGTGGATGCGCTAGAGGATGGGGATCAGGTGGAGTTGGACCTGGAAACGGGGGTTTTGCTGCGGGGAGGGGAGCGCTTTGCCCTTCGCCCCCCGCCCCCCTTCCTGCTGGAGGCCTTGAGGGAAGGGTCGCTGTTGGACTACTACAAGAAGCACGGCCGCTTCCCGGGGGAGTAG
- the lysW gene encoding lysine biosynthesis protein LysW, with protein sequence MVATCPECGAELTLENPELGELVVCEDCGAELEVVGLDPLRLEPAPEEAEDWGE encoded by the coding sequence ATGGTAGCCACTTGTCCTGAATGCGGTGCGGAGTTGACCCTGGAAAACCCCGAGTTGGGCGAGCTTGTGGTTTGCGAGGACTGCGGTGCGGAGCTGGAGGTGGTGGGGCTGGACCCTTTGCGCTTGGAGCCCGCCCCGGAGGAAGCGGAGGACTGGGGGGAGTGA
- a CDS encoding 1,4-alpha-glucan branching protein, which produces MARFALVLHAHLPYVRSHGMWPFGEETLYEAMAETYLPLLRSLERLHQEGVEARFTLGITPILAEQLGDAKVREGFWAYAKDRLERAQGDYLRYQGTDLEASARHQVAFWELTLDHFHHLRGDLLSAFRRTQDRGQVELLTSNATHGYSPLLGYDEALWAQIKTGVATYRRHFAKDPTGFWLPEMAYRPKGYWKPPVEGAPEGFRPGVDELLMRAGIRYTFVDAHLVQGGRPLSPYGEASLGPVESAEATYYVHELESGLRVLARNLETSLQVWSADYGYPGEGLYREFHRKDPVSGLHHWRVTHRQADLSAKAPYEPEAAFLKVKEHALHFVGLVERLGREHPDGVILAPYDAELFGHWWYEGVAWLEEVLRLLAQRRGVQAVTAKEAVQGKAVRTALPEGSWGRGGDHRVWLNEATWDYWRTVYRAEGAMREAVRQGNLPFRVLQQAMRELLLLEASDWPFLVDTAQAVEYAKERYQGHAEAFFNLLKGVSPEELGALEEQDNPFPEADPRLYLEPSRAPHGGVG; this is translated from the coding sequence ATGGCACGCTTTGCCCTGGTCCTCCACGCCCACCTACCCTATGTGCGCTCCCATGGGATGTGGCCCTTCGGGGAGGAAACCCTTTACGAGGCCATGGCGGAAACCTATCTGCCCCTCCTTAGGTCCTTGGAGCGGCTTCATCAGGAAGGGGTGGAGGCCCGCTTTACCCTGGGGATCACCCCCATCTTGGCGGAGCAGCTGGGGGACGCCAAGGTGAGGGAAGGCTTTTGGGCCTACGCCAAGGACCGGCTGGAGCGGGCCCAGGGTGACTACCTGCGCTACCAAGGGACGGACCTCGAGGCCAGCGCCCGCCACCAGGTGGCCTTCTGGGAGCTTACCCTGGACCATTTCCATCATCTAAGAGGGGATCTCCTTTCCGCTTTCCGCAGGACCCAGGACCGGGGCCAGGTGGAGCTTCTCACCTCCAATGCCACCCATGGCTACTCCCCCCTTCTGGGCTACGACGAGGCCCTTTGGGCCCAGATCAAGACGGGGGTGGCCACCTACCGCCGCCACTTTGCCAAGGACCCCACGGGCTTCTGGCTTCCGGAGATGGCCTACCGGCCGAAGGGCTACTGGAAGCCCCCCGTGGAAGGGGCCCCAGAGGGTTTTAGGCCGGGGGTGGATGAGCTTCTCATGCGGGCCGGGATCCGCTACACCTTCGTGGACGCCCACCTGGTCCAAGGGGGGAGGCCCCTTTCCCCTTATGGGGAAGCCTCCTTGGGCCCGGTGGAAAGCGCCGAGGCCACCTACTACGTCCACGAGCTGGAGTCGGGCCTGAGGGTCTTGGCCCGCAACCTGGAAACCTCCTTGCAGGTGTGGAGCGCGGACTATGGCTATCCCGGGGAGGGGCTTTACCGGGAGTTTCACCGCAAGGACCCGGTTTCTGGCCTCCACCACTGGCGGGTTACCCACCGCCAGGCCGACCTTTCCGCCAAGGCGCCCTACGAACCCGAGGCGGCCTTTCTCAAGGTGAAGGAACACGCCCTTCACTTCGTGGGCCTGGTGGAGCGCCTGGGCCGGGAGCATCCGGACGGGGTTATCCTGGCTCCCTACGATGCCGAGCTCTTTGGCCACTGGTGGTACGAGGGGGTGGCCTGGTTGGAGGAGGTGTTGCGGCTTCTGGCCCAAAGGAGAGGGGTCCAGGCGGTCACGGCGAAGGAGGCGGTCCAGGGTAAGGCGGTGCGCACGGCTTTGCCCGAGGGTTCCTGGGGCCGGGGCGGGGACCATAGGGTCTGGCTCAACGAGGCCACCTGGGACTACTGGCGCACGGTATACCGGGCGGAAGGGGCCATGCGGGAGGCGGTGCGCCAGGGCAACCTGCCCTTTAGGGTGCTCCAGCAGGCCATGCGGGAGCTTTTGCTCCTCGAGGCCTCCGACTGGCCCTTCCTGGTGGACACCGCCCAGGCGGTGGAGTACGCCAAGGAGCGCTACCAAGGGCATGCCGAAGCCTTTTTCAACCTTCTCAAAGGCGTCTCCCCCGAGGAGCTTGGGGCCTTGGAGGAGCAGGACAATCCCTTCCCCGAGGCGGACCCCAGGCTTTACCTGGAGCCCAGTAGGGCCCCGCATGGGGGTGTAGGCTAG
- the lysX gene encoding lysine biosynthesis protein LysX — protein sequence MLAILYDRIRPDERMLFERAEALGIPYKKVYVPALRMVLGERPKELEGVTVALERCVSQTRGLAVARYLTALGIPVVNRPEVMETCGDKWATSVALERHGLPQPRTALLTEAEEALRLMEEWGYPLVLKPVIGSWGRLLAKITDREAAEAILEHKEVLGGFQHQLLYLQEYVRKPGRDIRVFVVGSRAIAAIYRRSQHWITNTARGGQAENCPLTPEIAELSVKAAQAVGGGVVAIDLFESERGLLVNEVNHTMEFKNSVHTTGVDIPGEILRYAWEEARA from the coding sequence ATGCTGGCCATCCTGTACGACCGTATCCGCCCCGACGAGAGGATGCTCTTTGAACGGGCTGAGGCCCTGGGCATTCCCTACAAGAAGGTTTACGTCCCCGCCTTGCGCATGGTCCTGGGGGAAAGGCCTAAGGAGCTGGAGGGGGTCACGGTGGCCCTGGAGCGGTGCGTGAGCCAGACCCGGGGCCTGGCCGTGGCCCGCTACCTCACCGCGTTGGGCATCCCCGTGGTGAACCGGCCCGAGGTGATGGAGACCTGCGGGGACAAGTGGGCCACCAGCGTGGCCTTGGAGCGCCATGGCCTGCCCCAGCCCAGGACCGCCCTCCTCACCGAGGCGGAGGAGGCCCTTAGGCTCATGGAGGAATGGGGCTATCCCCTGGTGCTGAAGCCGGTGATCGGGAGCTGGGGAAGGCTTCTCGCCAAGATCACCGACCGGGAGGCCGCCGAGGCCATCCTGGAGCACAAGGAGGTCTTAGGGGGGTTTCAGCACCAGCTCCTTTACCTGCAGGAGTATGTGCGCAAGCCCGGGCGGGACATACGGGTCTTCGTGGTGGGGAGTAGGGCCATCGCCGCCATCTACCGGCGGAGCCAGCACTGGATCACCAACACCGCCCGGGGGGGACAGGCGGAAAACTGCCCCCTAACCCCCGAGATCGCCGAGCTTTCGGTGAAGGCGGCCCAGGCGGTGGGGGGCGGCGTGGTGGCCATAGACCTCTTTGAGTCGGAGCGGGGTCTATTGGTGAACGAGGTGAACCACACCATGGAGTTCAAGAACTCCGTCCACACCACGGGGGTGGATATCCCGGGGGAGATCCTCAGGTACGCATGGGAAGAGGCACGAGCCTAG
- the argC gene encoding N-acetyl-gamma-glutamyl-phosphate reductase, protein MSAKKTLSIVGASGYAGGEFLRLALAHPYLEVKQVTSRRFAGEPVAFVHPNLRGRTGLKFIPPERLEPADILVLSLPHGVFAQEFDRYADLAPILIDLSADFRLKNLDLYRKYYGEHPRPELLGRFVYAIPELYRDRLREADWMAGAGCNATATLLGLYPLLRGGVLKPAPIFVTLLISTSAAGAEPSPASHHPERSGSLRVYKPTGHRHTAEVVENLPGKPEVHLTAIATDRVRGILMTAQAFLQDGWSERDVWQAYREAYGGEPFVRIVKQKKGIHRYPDPRFVQGTNYADIGFELEEDTGRLVVMTAIDNLVKGTAGHALQALNIRMGWPETLGLEFPGLHP, encoded by the coding sequence ATGAGCGCTAAGAAGACGCTATCCATCGTGGGGGCCTCGGGGTATGCCGGGGGGGAGTTTTTGCGCCTGGCCCTTGCCCATCCGTACCTCGAGGTGAAGCAGGTGACCTCGAGGCGCTTCGCCGGCGAGCCCGTGGCCTTTGTCCACCCCAACCTCAGGGGAAGAACAGGCCTCAAGTTCATCCCTCCGGAAAGGCTGGAGCCCGCCGACATCCTGGTCCTCTCCCTGCCCCACGGGGTTTTCGCCCAGGAGTTTGACCGCTATGCGGATCTAGCCCCCATCCTCATAGACCTTTCCGCGGATTTCCGCCTCAAGAACCTGGACCTATACCGCAAGTACTACGGGGAGCACCCCCGGCCCGAGCTTCTGGGCCGCTTCGTCTACGCCATCCCTGAGCTCTACCGGGACCGCCTGCGGGAGGCGGACTGGATGGCGGGGGCGGGGTGCAACGCCACCGCCACCCTCCTGGGCCTTTACCCCCTCCTTAGGGGTGGGGTGCTGAAGCCCGCACCCATCTTCGTCACCCTTCTCATCTCCACCTCGGCGGCGGGGGCCGAGCCCAGCCCCGCCAGCCACCACCCCGAGCGTTCCGGTTCCCTTAGGGTCTACAAGCCCACGGGCCACCGCCACACCGCCGAGGTGGTGGAAAACCTCCCGGGAAAGCCGGAGGTCCACCTCACCGCCATCGCCACCGACCGGGTGCGGGGCATCCTCATGACCGCCCAGGCCTTTTTGCAGGACGGCTGGAGCGAGCGGGATGTCTGGCAGGCCTACCGGGAGGCCTATGGGGGAGAGCCTTTTGTCCGTATCGTCAAGCAGAAAAAGGGCATCCACCGCTACCCCGACCCCCGCTTCGTCCAGGGCACCAACTATGCGGACATCGGCTTTGAGCTGGAGGAGGACACGGGGCGGCTGGTGGTGATGACCGCCATCGACAACCTGGTGAAGGGCACCGCCGGCCATGCTCTCCAGGCCCTCAACATCCGCATGGGCTGGCCCGAGACCCTGGGTCTGGAGTTTCCCGGCCTGCATCCCTGA
- a CDS encoding 3-isopropylmalate dehydratase large subunit — MGLTLAEKILSRKAGREVRAGELVVVEVDQVMVVDSIAGSFFKRLAYLEATPRYPERVSIVIDHVAPAANLEVAKAQKEIREWGRKHGIRVFDVGRGVCHQVLMEEGLAQPGWIVVGSDSHSTTYGAVGAFGTGMGATDIALAAASGRTWLRVPESVKVTFRGKLPRGVTAKDAALEMVRLLTAEGATYMAVEIHLAEGAESLSRGERMTLANLTVEAGAKAGLLVPSGEILDLYRVPDWLYPDPDARYVREVEVDLSTLTPRVSVPFYVDNVQEVSAVRGKRVDQVFIGTCTNGRLEDLRAAAEVLRGRKVAPGVRLLVIPASSQVLEEAARDGTLLTLLEAGATLGTPGCGPCMGRHMGVLAPGEVCVSTSNRNFRGRMGAPDAEIYLASPRVAAASAVAGYIATPEDLAPLQEEAHA, encoded by the coding sequence ATGGGCTTGACCTTGGCGGAAAAGATACTTTCTAGGAAGGCGGGAAGGGAGGTAAGGGCCGGGGAGCTTGTGGTGGTGGAGGTGGACCAGGTGATGGTGGTGGACTCCATCGCCGGGAGCTTCTTCAAGCGCCTGGCGTACCTGGAGGCCACCCCCCGCTATCCGGAAAGGGTTTCCATCGTCATCGACCACGTGGCTCCGGCGGCCAACCTGGAGGTGGCCAAGGCCCAGAAGGAGATCCGGGAATGGGGCAGGAAGCACGGCATCCGGGTCTTTGACGTGGGAAGAGGGGTGTGCCACCAGGTGCTCATGGAGGAGGGCCTGGCCCAGCCGGGTTGGATCGTGGTGGGGTCGGATTCCCACTCCACCACCTATGGGGCAGTGGGGGCCTTCGGCACGGGCATGGGGGCCACGGACATTGCCTTGGCCGCCGCCAGCGGCCGCACCTGGCTTAGGGTTCCGGAAAGCGTGAAGGTGACCTTCCGGGGAAAGCTTCCTAGGGGGGTTACCGCCAAGGACGCTGCCCTGGAGATGGTCCGTCTCCTCACCGCCGAGGGGGCCACCTACATGGCGGTGGAGATCCACCTTGCCGAGGGGGCGGAGTCCCTAAGCCGGGGTGAGCGCATGACCCTGGCCAACCTCACGGTGGAGGCGGGGGCCAAGGCGGGGCTTTTGGTGCCCTCGGGGGAGATCCTGGATCTTTACCGGGTGCCCGATTGGCTCTACCCCGACCCCGATGCCCGGTATGTCCGGGAGGTGGAGGTGGACCTCTCCACCCTTACCCCGCGGGTTTCCGTGCCCTTTTACGTGGACAACGTGCAGGAGGTTTCCGCGGTGCGGGGCAAGCGGGTGGATCAGGTCTTCATCGGCACCTGCACTAACGGGCGCCTCGAGGACCTCCGCGCCGCCGCCGAGGTGCTAAGGGGAAGAAAGGTGGCCCCGGGGGTGCGCCTTTTGGTGATCCCCGCCAGCTCCCAGGTCCTGGAGGAGGCCGCCCGGGATGGCACCCTCCTCACCCTGCTGGAGGCGGGGGCCACCCTGGGCACCCCTGGGTGCGGCCCCTGCATGGGGCGGCACATGGGGGTTTTGGCCCCGGGAGAGGTGTGCGTGTCCACCAGCAACCGCAACTTCCGGGGGCGCATGGGGGCGCCCGACGCCGAGATCTACCTGGCAAGCCCCCGGGTGGCCGCGGCCAGCGCGGTGGCCGGGTACATCGCCACCCCCGAGGACCTGGCCCCTTTACAGGAGGAAGCCCATGCCTAG
- a CDS encoding type II toxin-antitoxin system HicA family toxin has translation MPPRPEEVARKLQRLGFAERMTRGGHRLYAHPDGRIVVIPFHSGELPKGTFKKILKQAGLSEEEFRKL, from the coding sequence ATGCCGCCTAGGCCCGAGGAGGTGGCCCGGAAGCTCCAGCGCCTGGGGTTTGCGGAGCGCATGACCAGAGGGGGGCACCGGCTTTACGCCCATCCCGACGGCCGGATCGTGGTGATTCCCTTTCATAGCGGAGAGCTTCCCAAGGGCACCTTCAAAAAGATCCTGAAGCAAGCCGGCCTCAGCGAGGAGGAGTTCCGCAAGCTCTAA